In the Acidobacteriota bacterium genome, one interval contains:
- the leuB gene encoding 3-isopropylmalate dehydrogenase produces MAHQIVALPGDGIGKEVTAAALTVLRHQSEIHSLDLEVEEMPVGGSAIARHGQPLPDFVLEACRRSPIVLLGAVGDPAFDSQPPHNRPEQAILKLRKELGLFANLRPVRAYPALLEASTLKPEVLEGVDILIVRELTGGIYFGQPRGQEEREGARAAYNTEIYYDWEIERIAHSAFKAARLRGRRVVSVDKSNVLEASRLWRAVVEEVAGQYPEVELRHMLVDNCAMQLIRRPLQFDVLLTNNLFGDILSDEAAMLTGSLGMLPSASLGRLRDGRAAGLFEPVHGSAPDIAGEDKANPLAAIASAALLLRHALSMEEAAQGIEKALEEVLSEGWRCADIASSNTPPASILGTRDMTEKVVERLR; encoded by the coding sequence ATGGCTCATCAAATCGTGGCGCTTCCCGGCGACGGGATCGGCAAAGAAGTAACCGCGGCAGCTCTGACGGTATTGCGACATCAGAGCGAAATCCACTCTCTCGATCTGGAGGTGGAGGAAATGCCGGTGGGCGGCAGCGCCATAGCCCGCCACGGACAACCTTTGCCCGACTTCGTACTGGAGGCCTGCCGCCGCTCGCCCATCGTCCTGCTGGGAGCGGTGGGAGATCCGGCCTTCGACAGTCAGCCTCCCCACAACCGGCCCGAGCAGGCCATTCTCAAGCTGCGCAAGGAACTGGGACTCTTCGCCAACCTGCGTCCCGTACGCGCCTACCCGGCCCTGCTCGAGGCCTCCACCCTCAAGCCCGAGGTGCTGGAGGGAGTCGACATCCTCATCGTGAGGGAACTGACCGGAGGCATCTATTTCGGCCAACCGCGCGGCCAGGAGGAGCGTGAAGGGGCGCGCGCCGCCTACAACACCGAGATCTACTACGACTGGGAAATCGAGCGCATCGCCCACAGCGCCTTCAAAGCCGCCCGGCTGCGCGGCCGCCGGGTCGTCAGCGTCGACAAGTCCAATGTGCTGGAGGCCTCGCGCCTGTGGCGGGCGGTGGTGGAAGAAGTGGCCGGCCAATATCCCGAGGTGGAACTGCGGCATATGCTGGTCGACAACTGCGCCATGCAGCTCATTCGCCGGCCTTTGCAGTTCGACGTGCTGCTCACCAACAACCTTTTCGGCGACATCCTCAGCGACGAAGCCGCCATGCTGACGGGGTCGCTGGGCATGCTGCCATCGGCCAGCCTGGGGCGCCTGCGGGACGGCCGCGCCGCCGGACTCTTCGAGCCGGTCCACGGATCGGCCCCCGACATCGCGGGCGAAGACAAAGCCAACCCCTTGGCCGCCATCGCCTCCGCCGCCCTGCTGCTGCGCCACGCCTTGTCCATGGAGGAGGCGGCTCAAGGCATTGAAAAAGCTCTTGAGGAGGTGCTGAGCGAGGGATGGCGCTGTGCCGACATCGCTTCCAGCAACACCCCGCCGGCATCGATCCTGGGCACCCGGGACATGACCGAGAAGGTGGTGGAAAGACTGCGATAA
- a CDS encoding metal-dependent transcriptional regulator, which yields MISRAMEDYLKAIYQASQEGEMVSTSELAERMNCSAASATNMIQKLSQMKLVSYKPYQGVKMTDAGAKVALETIRHHRLIELYLAEVLGYTWDKVHDEAEKLEHVISEEFEDKIDEALGFPTRDPHGDPIPRKDGTVEDVRFDSLWEVSAGQTVEVRRVSDRDSDVLRYLASIGVYPDVQLEVMDKAPFNGPVNIKVEGKVHGLSEQLARQIFVSPLA from the coding sequence ATGATCAGCCGAGCGATGGAAGACTACCTGAAAGCCATCTATCAGGCTTCTCAGGAGGGGGAGATGGTGTCGACCTCGGAACTGGCCGAGCGGATGAATTGCTCTGCCGCCAGCGCCACCAACATGATCCAAAAGCTCTCTCAGATGAAGCTCGTCTCCTACAAGCCCTATCAGGGGGTCAAGATGACGGATGCGGGTGCCAAGGTCGCTCTCGAGACCATCCGCCATCACCGGCTGATCGAGCTCTATTTGGCCGAAGTGCTCGGCTACACCTGGGACAAGGTACACGATGAAGCCGAGAAGTTGGAACACGTAATCTCCGAGGAGTTCGAAGACAAGATCGACGAGGCCTTGGGCTTTCCCACCCGCGACCCTCACGGCGACCCCATTCCCCGCAAGGACGGCACGGTTGAGGACGTGCGCTTCGATTCGCTGTGGGAGGTTTCCGCCGGTCAAACGGTAGAGGTGCGGAGGGTCAGCGATCGCGATTCCGACGTCTTGCGCTATTTGGCCTCCATCGGCGTCTATCCCGATGTCCAGCTCGAAGTCATGGACAAGGCGCCCTTCAATGGTCCCGTCAACATCAAGGTCGAAGGCAAGGTCCATGGTCTGAGCGAGCAGCTCGCTCGCCAGATTTTCGTTTCGCCTCTCGCTTAG